From the Thermodesulfobacteriota bacterium genome, one window contains:
- the coaD gene encoding pantetheine-phosphate adenylyltransferase translates to MKKVAIYPGSFDPVTNGHLDILKRGLKIFDKIIVAILYNPGKDYLFSIKERIDMLEKSLQNFSNVELDTSDGLLVNYAAQKKSCALLRGMRAVSDFEYEFQMALMNRRLNREVQTVFLMTGLRWIFTSSSIIKEAARFGGDVSGMVPPLVNRKLKEKYGIKDK, encoded by the coding sequence ATGAAAAAAGTTGCCATATATCCTGGTTCATTTGATCCGGTGACAAACGGACATCTTGATATTCTTAAACGGGGACTAAAGATTTTTGATAAGATCATTGTTGCCATTTTATACAACCCCGGTAAAGATTATCTTTTTAGCATTAAAGAGAGAATTGATATGCTGGAAAAAAGCCTGCAAAATTTTTCCAATGTTGAGTTGGACACCTCTGACGGGCTTTTGGTAAATTATGCGGCTCAAAAGAAATCCTGTGCATTACTCCGCGGCATGAGAGCTGTATCTGATTTCGAATATGAGTTTCAAATGGCACTGATGAATCGCCGCCTGAATAGAGAAGTTCAAACCGTTTTCCTGATGACCGGCCTTCGCTGGATTTTCACCAGTTCGTCAATAATAAAGGAAGCCGCACGGTTTGGCGGTGACGTGAGCGGCATGGTCCCTCCTCTGGTCAACCGGAAATTAAAAGAAAAGTACGGTATAAAAGACAAATAA
- the rsmD gene encoding 16S rRNA (guanine(966)-N(2))-methyltransferase RsmD, which translates to MRVVSGDLKGRKLLSVRGVKTRPTSDRIREAIFNIIAFKAQYNCVLDLFAGTGAFAIEALSRGAKFAVLIDISNSAVFTIRENIKSCHLGDRAKVIKWDIINNLTCLERSNPPFNLVFMDPPYDKNFLKTSFLNLHLSGCMEKGCLIIIEHSVREPIPTEPPVFQIIDQRKYGKTLVSFLNYVI; encoded by the coding sequence TTGAGAGTTGTCAGTGGCGATTTAAAAGGCAGAAAACTACTTTCGGTTAGAGGGGTAAAAACAAGGCCGACATCTGATCGGATTCGCGAAGCAATATTTAATATCATTGCCTTTAAAGCACAGTATAATTGCGTATTGGATCTTTTTGCCGGAACCGGCGCTTTTGCCATTGAAGCGTTAAGCCGGGGAGCAAAGTTTGCCGTATTGATTGATATCTCTAACAGCGCTGTATTTACCATAAGAGAAAACATTAAATCATGCCACCTTGGCGACAGAGCAAAAGTGATTAAATGGGACATTATCAATAATTTAACCTGCCTTGAACGCTCAAATCCCCCTTTTAATCTTGTGTTTATGGATCCGCCCTATGATAAAAATTTCTTAAAAACATCTTTTCTCAACCTTCACCTTAGCGGCTGCATGGAAAAGGGTTGCTTAATCATTATCGAGCATTCTGTACGTGAGCCGATTCCAACAGAACCGCCGGTTTTTCAAATCATCGATCAGAGGAAATACGGAAAAACGCTTGTATCATTTTTAAATTATGTGATATAG
- a CDS encoding sigma-54 dependent transcriptional regulator produces the protein MFPSVLIVDDEPSILQSLGGLLSDEGFEVITASNGYEALKIIDSQSPDLVLLDIWMPGIDGIETLKEIKKGNPYIQVIIITGHGNIETAVKATKLGAFDLIEKPLSIDKVIVSINNALDFRRLEEENRYLRKKTIEKNSISGKSTPTELLRKQIETAAPTETYILITGENGTGKELVARTIHQLSPRANQPLIAVNCAAIPDESIESELFGHEKGAFSGATSKKIGRFEMANNGTIFLDEIGDMTLKTQSKILRVLQEQKFHRVGGSRTLSVNVRVIAASNKGLEEEIEKGSFREDLYHRLNVIPINVPALRQRCDDIPLLVDIFLAESAKQNQTSQKKLAPKALDLLCAYPWPGNVRELKNLLERMTIMVKKEIIEESDLPDSYHPGGIKQSDLLEPQLLMMDDFKEAKQAFEKEFILKKLQLNNSNITKTAKAIGVGRSYLHKKIKKFK, from the coding sequence ATGTTTCCATCTGTTTTAATTGTTGATGACGAACCGTCCATTCTGCAATCTCTAGGGGGGCTACTTTCTGATGAAGGGTTTGAAGTGATAACCGCTTCAAATGGATATGAAGCATTGAAGATCATCGATAGTCAATCCCCGGACCTGGTTTTGTTAGACATATGGATGCCCGGCATTGATGGCATAGAAACGTTAAAAGAAATAAAAAAAGGCAATCCTTATATCCAGGTCATCATTATCACCGGTCATGGAAATATTGAAACCGCTGTAAAAGCGACCAAACTCGGGGCATTCGATTTGATTGAAAAACCGCTTTCCATCGACAAGGTCATTGTCTCAATTAACAATGCCCTGGATTTCAGGCGACTGGAAGAAGAAAACAGATACCTTAGAAAAAAAACGATCGAAAAAAACTCCATAAGCGGAAAAAGCACACCGACCGAATTGCTTAGGAAACAAATAGAAACAGCCGCTCCCACCGAGACATACATCCTGATCACAGGCGAAAACGGAACAGGTAAAGAACTGGTCGCGCGAACCATACACCAGTTAAGCCCAAGGGCAAATCAGCCGCTTATTGCCGTCAACTGTGCGGCAATACCCGATGAATCAATAGAAAGCGAGTTGTTCGGTCATGAAAAAGGCGCTTTTTCAGGAGCAACCTCAAAAAAAATCGGTCGATTTGAAATGGCCAATAACGGAACTATCTTTCTGGATGAAATCGGTGACATGACTTTAAAAACACAGTCTAAGATTTTGCGTGTGCTTCAGGAGCAGAAATTTCACCGAGTGGGTGGGAGCAGAACACTAAGTGTAAACGTCAGGGTCATTGCTGCAAGCAACAAAGGGCTTGAAGAAGAAATTGAAAAGGGAAGTTTCCGAGAGGATCTTTACCACCGCCTGAATGTGATACCGATCAATGTTCCCGCTTTGCGGCAGCGATGTGACGACATTCCCCTTTTGGTGGATATTTTTCTTGCCGAATCTGCCAAGCAGAATCAAACCTCCCAAAAAAAATTAGCGCCCAAAGCCTTGGACCTGTTGTGCGCTTATCCGTGGCCGGGAAATGTCAGGGAGCTGAAAAATCTTTTAGAACGGATGACCATTATGGTAAAAAAGGAGATAATAGAAGAAAGCGATTTGCCTGATTCCTATCACCCCGGCGGGATCAAACAGTCGGATTTGCTTGAACCGCAGCTTTTAATGATGGATGATTTTAAGGAAGCCAAACAAGCTTTTGAAAAAGAATTTATACTTAAAAAACTCCAGCTTAATAATAGCAATATCACCAAAACAGCAAAAGCAATCGGAGTGGGGAGGAGTTATCTTCATAAAAAAATTAAAAAATTCAAATAA
- a CDS encoding ATP-binding protein, with protein sequence MNENIKPFSIDQDRKRRKREVMLIGIIIVIVSLLAFAESRIIHFGADFPVSNTVLMFILININLLLAILLIYLVFRNLVKLLYDRKRKVIGAKLRTRLVVAFISLTLLPTIVLFLFSINFITASMEFWFKVPVEQSLEKSLSVGRSMYTRIEDNNRFFLERIAYQIKAKKLLNPDKKKALSNYVQVVQRAFNFDAVEIYSANSKRLMLAFSPELGENPFKEVPADDLIKKIIPQDAWSITEKITTGELVKTIGTIPFGAKPDDKPAFVVVTSMIPPYISQNLKSISRGFEEYQQIKLLKKPIQITYYISLSIVAFLVLFCAIWFGFYMAKSISIPIKELAEGARKVAEGELGFSIDPVADDEIGSLVEAFNKMTKDLRIGREQLELSALMLQQQNVENEERRQYMEIVLENISAGVVTLDSKGYVTTANKSAEKMLNLKSEDILKKSYKNLLRGQPLQLVEEVMEDITSSKKDAVELPLRVSIEGRSRSFLINANALKDDTGSHVGIVMLFDDLTELEKGQRMAAWREVARRIAHEVKNPLTPITLSAQRLKRKYSEQLSAPVFNECIRMIIDNSELIRNLVNEFSSFARFPTADPKPCKLLPIIKETIALYKEGYQNITFKTNFPKKIPALNLDRQQIKQAMINLVDNAVSAIKDKGNIVISLAHDPILKKVRLEIADNGVGISDEDKTRLFEPNFSTKKTGMGLGLTIVNSIIADHGGMISARDNIPHGAKFVIELPV encoded by the coding sequence ATGAACGAAAATATAAAGCCATTCAGTATCGACCAGGATCGCAAACGGCGAAAGCGTGAAGTCATGCTGATTGGTATTATTATTGTCATCGTCTCCCTGCTGGCTTTTGCCGAAAGCAGAATCATACATTTTGGTGCCGACTTTCCTGTTTCCAACACCGTTTTGATGTTTATTTTGATTAATATCAATCTGCTGTTGGCAATTTTGTTAATATATCTTGTTTTCAGAAATCTGGTAAAACTGCTGTATGACAGAAAGCGAAAGGTAATTGGAGCAAAGCTCCGCACCAGGCTGGTGGTGGCCTTTATCTCCCTCACCCTTTTGCCAACCATTGTACTTTTTTTATTTTCCATCAATTTTATTACAGCCAGCATGGAGTTTTGGTTTAAAGTTCCGGTGGAGCAATCCCTGGAAAAATCACTATCCGTGGGCAGAAGTATGTATACTAGGATAGAAGACAACAACCGGTTTTTCCTGGAAAGAATCGCATACCAGATAAAGGCCAAAAAACTTTTAAACCCGGATAAAAAAAAAGCCCTTTCCAATTACGTTCAGGTGGTCCAGCGAGCATTCAATTTTGATGCCGTGGAGATTTATTCCGCAAACTCAAAGCGTCTCATGCTCGCTTTTTCACCGGAGTTGGGGGAAAACCCTTTCAAGGAGGTGCCTGCCGATGATCTTATTAAAAAAATTATCCCCCAAGACGCCTGGTCCATCACCGAAAAAATTACAACAGGAGAACTTGTCAAAACCATCGGGACCATTCCTTTTGGCGCAAAGCCTGATGATAAACCGGCTTTTGTGGTGGTGACATCTATGATCCCTCCTTATATTTCTCAGAACCTGAAATCGATTTCGCGAGGTTTCGAAGAGTACCAGCAGATTAAACTGCTAAAAAAACCGATTCAGATTACCTACTATATATCGCTGTCCATAGTCGCATTTCTGGTGCTGTTTTGCGCCATATGGTTCGGGTTTTACATGGCCAAATCAATCAGCATTCCCATAAAAGAGCTTGCTGAAGGCGCCAGAAAGGTGGCCGAAGGAGAGCTTGGTTTTAGTATCGATCCTGTGGCTGACGATGAAATAGGTAGCCTGGTCGAAGCCTTTAACAAGATGACCAAAGATTTACGTATTGGCCGCGAGCAACTGGAACTTTCCGCTCTGATGCTTCAGCAGCAGAATGTTGAAAATGAAGAACGGCGACAATACATGGAGATCGTGTTGGAAAACATTTCTGCCGGCGTGGTCACGCTTGACTCGAAAGGATACGTTACCACGGCAAACAAATCGGCGGAAAAGATGTTAAATCTTAAATCCGAAGATATCTTGAAAAAGAGTTATAAAAATCTGCTGCGCGGACAACCTCTTCAACTGGTGGAAGAAGTCATGGAAGATATTACCAGCTCCAAGAAAGATGCCGTCGAATTGCCTTTACGGGTATCTATCGAAGGGAGGTCACGGAGCTTCTTGATTAATGCCAATGCACTTAAGGACGATACCGGGAGTCATGTGGGCATTGTGATGTTATTTGATGACCTTACAGAGTTGGAAAAAGGGCAGCGGATGGCGGCATGGCGTGAAGTGGCTCGCAGGATTGCACATGAAGTAAAAAATCCCTTAACGCCCATTACGCTTTCGGCTCAACGTCTTAAACGGAAATATTCCGAGCAGCTTTCCGCACCGGTTTTTAATGAGTGCATCCGAATGATCATTGACAATTCCGAATTGATTCGAAATCTGGTAAACGAATTTTCCTCATTTGCCAGATTTCCCACAGCAGATCCGAAACCCTGCAAATTACTTCCGATTATCAAAGAAACAATCGCACTTTATAAAGAAGGATATCAAAATATTACGTTTAAAACGAACTTCCCCAAAAAAATTCCCGCTCTGAACCTTGATCGCCAGCAGATCAAGCAGGCGATGATTAATCTTGTTGACAATGCCGTTTCCGCGATAAAAGATAAAGGGAACATCGTTATTTCTTTGGCCCATGATCCCATCTTAAAAAAAGTGCGTTTGGAAATCGCAGATAATGGTGTTGGCATTTCCGATGAAGATAAAACGCGTCTGTTTGAGCCAAATTTTTCAACCAAAAAAACCGGTATGGGTCTGGGGCTTACCATTGTAAATTCAATTATTGCTGACCATGGCGGAATGATAAGCGCCAGGGATAACATTCCCCACGGCGCTAAATTTGTGATAGAACTGCCCGTGTAA